One window from the genome of Leptospira broomii serovar Hurstbridge str. 5399 encodes:
- the atpD gene encoding F0F1 ATP synthase subunit beta: MSKGKIKQIIGSVLDIEFESGHLPEIFNALEIQSSAGGKKEKIVAEVQQHIGGATVRAIALSSTDGLIRGQEVIDTGTSISVPVGEVTLGRIFNVLGDAIDEGPAIQVKERKPIHRAAPGYEDLSSRTEVFETGIKVIDLLAPYIKGGKTGLFGGAGVGKTVLIQELINNIAKQHGGFSVFAGVGERTREGNDLWREMKESGVIDKTVLCYGQMNEPPGARLRVALSALTMAEHFRDSIGTDVLLFVDNIFRFSQAGSEVSALLGRMPSAVGYQPTLSTEMGALQERITSTRKGSITSVQAIYVPADDLTDPAPATAFAHLDATTVLSRAISDKGIYPAVDPLDSTSRVMNAEVLGQEHYGVAREVQRILQRYKDLQDIIAILGMDELSEDDKVLVARARKIEKFLSQPFHVAEVFTGFPGKYVKLADTVRSFKEVISGNYDHLPEQAFYMVGTIEDAIEKSKNLRA, translated from the coding sequence ATGAGCAAAGGTAAGATCAAACAAATCATCGGGTCGGTTTTGGATATCGAGTTTGAATCCGGGCACCTGCCTGAAATTTTTAACGCACTTGAAATTCAGTCCTCTGCCGGAGGAAAGAAGGAAAAAATCGTAGCGGAAGTCCAGCAACACATAGGTGGTGCTACGGTTCGCGCGATCGCCCTTTCTTCCACCGACGGATTGATTCGGGGTCAGGAAGTTATCGATACCGGGACTTCAATTTCCGTTCCTGTGGGTGAAGTAACTCTCGGGCGGATTTTCAACGTATTAGGAGACGCGATCGACGAGGGGCCGGCAATTCAAGTAAAAGAACGTAAACCGATTCATCGCGCTGCTCCAGGATACGAAGATCTTTCCTCTCGCACGGAAGTCTTTGAAACTGGAATTAAAGTGATCGATCTTCTTGCTCCTTATATCAAAGGAGGAAAGACCGGACTCTTCGGAGGTGCCGGTGTCGGTAAGACGGTTCTTATCCAAGAATTAATCAATAATATCGCCAAGCAGCACGGAGGTTTTTCCGTGTTTGCCGGGGTTGGAGAAAGAACCCGTGAAGGAAACGACCTTTGGCGCGAGATGAAGGAATCCGGCGTTATCGACAAGACTGTCCTTTGCTACGGACAGATGAATGAACCTCCAGGTGCTCGTTTACGAGTCGCACTCTCTGCACTTACGATGGCGGAACATTTCCGTGATTCGATCGGAACGGATGTACTATTATTCGTGGATAATATTTTCCGCTTCTCGCAAGCAGGTTCCGAAGTATCGGCTCTTTTAGGAAGGATGCCTTCTGCGGTGGGTTATCAGCCGACTCTATCTACCGAGATGGGCGCCCTTCAAGAGAGGATTACGTCGACTCGCAAAGGGTCCATTACATCGGTTCAGGCTATCTACGTTCCAGCAGACGACTTGACCGACCCTGCTCCTGCGACAGCTTTCGCTCACTTGGATGCGACTACGGTTCTTTCTCGCGCAATTTCCGATAAAGGAATCTATCCTGCAGTGGATCCATTGGATTCAACATCTCGGGTCATGAATGCGGAAGTTTTAGGACAAGAGCATTACGGTGTGGCTCGAGAAGTTCAGCGGATTCTACAGAGATATAAGGATCTTCAGGATATTATCGCTATTTTGGGTATGGACGAACTTTCCGAGGATGATAAGGTTCTTGTGGCTCGGGCCAGAAAAATCGAGAAATTCCTGTCCCAACCATTCCATGTTGCGGAAGTATTTACGGGATTCCCTGGAAAATATGTCAAATTGGCAGATACTGTCCGTTCTTTCAAAGAAGTGATTTCCGGAAATTACGATCATCTTCCCGAGCAAGCCTTCTATATGGTAGGAACCATTGAAGACGCGATCGAGAAGTCCAAAAACCTGAGGGCATAA
- the atpG gene encoding ATP synthase F1 subunit gamma, which produces MATQREIKKRIVSVKNTRKITRTMEMVATAKSKKLSDRVNASHPFSNKIKEMVGSLASLSEVVKSPYLRRPKTIRSVALLVITANRGLCGGYNSNANRLAKSRILELRGKGIDVRLFVVGKKGTSFFKFAGEKIEKSYTHINDKSGYKEAEEFADFFLNLFAKEEVDSVEIVSTVYHSSASQRAEVTKILPFEPKGESSVGDSVVYEPSPESILESLLPLVVKTAFLKAILEANCSEQIAQRIAMKSATDAASDMIKVLTRGYNRVRQAKITQEISEIVAGADSLN; this is translated from the coding sequence TTGGCTACACAAAGGGAAATAAAAAAACGGATCGTATCCGTTAAGAATACCCGAAAGATCACTCGGACGATGGAGATGGTGGCAACCGCTAAATCCAAGAAGTTGAGTGATAGGGTAAACGCTTCCCATCCCTTTTCCAATAAGATTAAGGAGATGGTTGGATCTCTTGCTTCTCTTTCCGAAGTAGTCAAGAGTCCTTATTTGCGGAGACCTAAAACGATTCGCAGCGTGGCGCTTCTTGTAATTACCGCAAACCGAGGGCTTTGCGGCGGCTATAACTCGAACGCCAACCGTTTGGCAAAAAGTCGAATTCTCGAATTAAGAGGAAAGGGCATCGATGTAAGATTGTTCGTAGTCGGGAAGAAAGGTACTTCTTTCTTCAAATTCGCCGGCGAGAAGATCGAGAAATCGTACACTCATATCAACGACAAATCGGGATATAAAGAAGCGGAAGAATTTGCCGATTTTTTCCTGAATCTATTCGCGAAGGAAGAGGTAGATTCGGTCGAAATCGTATCTACGGTTTATCACTCTTCGGCTTCCCAACGTGCGGAAGTAACTAAGATTCTTCCTTTTGAACCGAAAGGAGAAAGCTCTGTCGGAGACAGCGTGGTTTATGAGCCGAGTCCCGAAAGCATTTTGGAATCCTTACTTCCCTTGGTAGTTAAGACGGCTTTTTTAAAGGCGATTTTGGAAGCGAACTGCTCGGAACAGATCGCGCAGCGCATAGCTATGAAGTCCGCAACCGACGCGGCCTCCGATATGATCAAGGTGTTGACCCGCGGATATAACCGTGTCCGTCAAGCTAAGATCACTCAAGAGATCTCGGAGATAGTTGCAGGAGCGGATTCGCTAAACTAG
- the atpA gene encoding F0F1 ATP synthase subunit alpha, with translation MKIKTDEIASVLKQEILNYKKDLSVEEVGTVLEVGDGIARVFGLRNVMAGELVEFQNGVRGQAFNLEDNSVGVIIYGEYKNIQEGHTVKRTNKILEVPVGPELLGRVVNPLGEPLDGKGPINTKQTRPVESPAPGISMRQPVEEPMQTGIKSIDAMIPIGRGQRELIIGDRGTGKTSIALDTIINQKGSGVICVYVAIGQKASTVATTVEKLKAVGAMDYTIVVSATAADPAPMQYIAPYSGCSFAEYFMYNEKKATLVVYDDLSKQAVAYRQMSLLLRRPPGREAYPGDVFYLHSRLLERAAKLDEKYGAGSLTALPIIETQEGEVSAYIPTNVISITDGQIYLQSNLFASGVRPAVDVGISVSRVGSAAQIKAMKQVAGKMKLELAQFRELEAFAQLGTELDPITQSQLDRGYRIVEVLKQPVSNPYPVEEQVVEIFAVTRGHMDKVPVPKAREFGVHLLNTIRAQYPEVFKAIRTEKKIADESKLGEVVSKIAGDFVRNLK, from the coding sequence ATGAAAATTAAAACAGACGAAATTGCGTCGGTTCTTAAACAAGAAATTCTAAATTATAAAAAAGATCTAAGTGTAGAAGAAGTCGGAACCGTTCTGGAAGTAGGGGACGGTATCGCGAGAGTTTTCGGACTTAGAAACGTTATGGCCGGAGAGCTTGTTGAATTTCAAAACGGAGTTCGCGGACAGGCGTTCAACTTGGAAGATAATTCCGTAGGTGTGATCATTTACGGGGAATATAAGAATATCCAAGAAGGACATACCGTAAAACGGACTAATAAAATCTTAGAAGTTCCGGTCGGACCGGAACTTCTAGGCCGAGTGGTAAATCCGTTAGGCGAGCCGCTCGACGGAAAAGGCCCGATTAATACCAAGCAAACCAGACCTGTGGAAAGCCCCGCACCAGGTATCTCGATGAGACAACCTGTGGAAGAGCCGATGCAAACCGGTATCAAAAGTATCGACGCTATGATCCCGATCGGTCGAGGCCAACGTGAGTTGATCATCGGCGATCGTGGAACAGGTAAGACTTCCATCGCACTCGATACGATTATCAATCAAAAAGGATCCGGAGTGATCTGCGTGTATGTGGCGATCGGTCAGAAAGCCTCTACAGTAGCTACTACCGTCGAAAAACTCAAGGCTGTCGGCGCTATGGACTACACTATCGTAGTTTCCGCTACGGCTGCCGATCCTGCTCCTATGCAATACATTGCCCCCTATTCAGGTTGCTCTTTTGCCGAGTACTTTATGTATAACGAAAAAAAAGCGACCCTGGTGGTGTATGACGACCTTTCTAAGCAAGCAGTTGCATATCGTCAGATGTCTCTATTGCTTCGTCGTCCTCCAGGTCGCGAAGCTTACCCTGGAGACGTTTTCTATCTTCACTCTCGCTTATTAGAGCGCGCGGCGAAATTGGATGAAAAATACGGTGCAGGTTCTTTGACCGCACTTCCGATCATCGAAACGCAAGAAGGTGAAGTTTCCGCTTATATCCCTACGAACGTGATTTCCATCACAGACGGACAGATTTACCTCCAATCAAACTTGTTTGCTTCCGGCGTAAGACCTGCTGTCGACGTTGGTATTTCGGTATCTCGCGTGGGTTCTGCGGCACAGATCAAGGCAATGAAGCAGGTCGCCGGAAAGATGAAGTTGGAATTGGCTCAGTTCCGGGAACTTGAAGCGTTTGCCCAATTAGGAACGGAATTGGATCCTATCACTCAGTCTCAGCTGGATCGCGGTTACAGAATCGTAGAAGTCTTAAAGCAACCCGTATCGAATCCGTATCCCGTGGAAGAGCAAGTAGTGGAAATTTTTGCGGTAACTCGCGGACATATGGATAAAGTTCCGGTACCGAAGGCGCGTGAATTCGGCGTCCATCTGTTAAATACGATTCGTGCGCAATATCCTGAAGTTTTCAAAGCGATTCGCACAGAAAAGAAAATAGCGGATGAAAGCAAACTCGGCGAAGTCGTTTCTAAAATTGCTGGCGACTTCGTCAGGAACCTAAAGTAA
- the atpH gene encoding ATP synthase F1 subunit delta — protein sequence MSYSAIPKTYAAAFAEASTSLEEAEQELDSVLQVIKSEHQFRDFFEIPSVTKEEKERVLTKTFKGKISEITLNFLQVLLNRGRFSFLSEIHDAFKEELDRKKGRVRAKVRSYPALDDAQLTKLRDVLKDKFKSDFILEATEDPSLIGGFVVRFHDLAIDSSMKNQLKKVRQALLETKLPVGVVYEN from the coding sequence ATGAGCTATTCCGCGATTCCCAAAACCTACGCTGCCGCATTTGCGGAGGCAAGTACTTCCCTGGAGGAAGCCGAGCAAGAATTGGACTCGGTACTCCAAGTCATAAAATCGGAACACCAGTTTCGCGACTTTTTTGAGATCCCGTCCGTGACGAAGGAAGAGAAAGAACGCGTCCTAACCAAAACGTTTAAAGGAAAGATTTCGGAAATCACTTTAAACTTTCTGCAAGTGTTATTAAATAGAGGAAGATTTTCCTTTTTATCCGAGATTCATGATGCTTTCAAAGAAGAATTGGATCGGAAAAAAGGACGGGTTCGCGCGAAAGTTCGGAGCTATCCCGCTCTCGATGATGCGCAACTGACGAAATTGCGCGATGTTCTAAAGGATAAATTCAAGTCAGATTTCATTCTGGAAGCTACGGAGGATCCGAGCCTAATCGGTGGTTTTGTGGTCCGTTTCCATGACCTGGCGATCGATTCTTCCATGAAGAACCAGCTAAAGAAGGTAAGACAAGCCTTGCTGGAAACTAAACTACCGGTCGGAGTTGTGTATGAAAATTAA
- a CDS encoding F0F1 ATP synthase subunit B has product MFLLAAKGLNGLLDVNPGLVVWTLITFGIVVLVLKKFAWDVILKALDERAETIQNDIRKAADIRSEAEALLKDYEAKIAVARDQANGIVSEAKSDATNLRNKMLEDAAKDVKQLKDSAVKDIELAKSKALAELQEQIVGMTVQVAGLVLEKQLKADDYKSFIENELGKIKKLSA; this is encoded by the coding sequence TTGTTTCTCTTAGCAGCTAAGGGGCTAAACGGTCTTCTTGACGTAAATCCGGGTCTAGTTGTTTGGACCCTGATTACTTTCGGGATCGTCGTACTCGTCCTAAAGAAATTCGCCTGGGATGTTATTCTCAAAGCGCTCGATGAACGGGCTGAGACCATTCAAAACGATATTCGGAAAGCTGCGGACATCCGTTCGGAGGCAGAAGCGCTGCTCAAGGATTACGAAGCAAAAATCGCAGTAGCCCGCGATCAGGCAAACGGAATCGTTTCGGAAGCAAAATCCGATGCGACGAACCTTCGGAATAAGATGTTAGAAGATGCAGCTAAAGACGTGAAGCAATTAAAGGATAGCGCGGTAAAAGATATAGAGCTAGCAAAGTCCAAAGCCCTGGCGGAACTCCAGGAGCAGATCGTAGGTATGACCGTCCAAGTCGCGGGCTTAGTATTAGAAAAGCAGCTGAAAGCGGACGATTATAAATCATTTATCGAAAACGAGCTAGGCAAGATTAAGAAACTGAGTGCTTAA
- a CDS encoding ATP synthase F0 subunit C, which produces MEFGLGYIGVGIAAGIAILGAGLGIGRIGGSAAEGISRQPEAGGKIQTAMIISAALIEGAALFALVIAFLAAGTLNDAVKSSVEKAKTAVSAPAEGK; this is translated from the coding sequence ATGGAATTCGGACTAGGATATATCGGAGTAGGAATCGCAGCTGGAATCGCCATCCTCGGTGCAGGTTTAGGAATCGGAAGAATCGGTGGATCTGCTGCAGAAGGCATTAGCCGTCAGCCGGAAGCCGGTGGTAAGATTCAGACCGCGATGATCATTTCTGCGGCTCTTATCGAAGGCGCGGCGCTTTTCGCTCTCGTTATCGCATTCCTCGCAGCAGGAACCTTAAACGACGCCGTTAAGTCTAGCGTTGAAAAAGCTAAAACTGCAGTTTCCGCACCAGCCGAAGGTAAATAA
- the atpB gene encoding F0F1 ATP synthase subunit A: MLKRLFAAILLLSALPAFASESAGEGFDLNEVLVHHLMDHAEFPLNIGGHKIYEDQEGFDPSNDTIFLDHHHNKRFHFVGGFDLHITRRVTMMWIVSLLLFAIFIPAAKIISKNPLKIQGRFANVVETSVDFLKKDVVDSNMDGHGHGYYHYIFSLFFFILFCNLLGLIPPVGEIVELGSEFVHSYVHVGEEADEAVSSNSANAHHEPIWFAKVWNGITVTGDVSVTMTLALMTMAMIYAAGFIYQGPKFVIHSVPNGVPWPLYFLMWPLEFIVSPAAKTFALTVRLLANMTAGHVIILALMGFIFQFKAWGIIPVSMAGAGVIYVLELFVAFLQAYVFALLTSLFVGLSMHRH, encoded by the coding sequence ATGTTGAAACGACTCTTTGCTGCAATCCTACTTCTTTCCGCCCTACCTGCGTTCGCGTCCGAATCTGCCGGAGAGGGATTTGATTTAAACGAAGTCTTGGTTCATCACTTGATGGATCACGCCGAGTTTCCTTTGAACATCGGCGGCCATAAGATCTATGAGGATCAGGAAGGTTTCGATCCTTCTAACGATACTATTTTCTTGGACCATCATCACAATAAAAGGTTCCATTTCGTTGGAGGTTTCGATCTCCACATCACTCGCAGGGTGACAATGATGTGGATCGTTTCACTCTTATTATTCGCAATTTTTATTCCTGCTGCTAAAATCATTTCCAAAAATCCTCTGAAAATCCAAGGCCGGTTTGCAAACGTAGTGGAAACTTCCGTCGACTTCCTGAAAAAGGATGTGGTGGATTCCAATATGGACGGCCACGGTCACGGATATTATCATTACATATTTTCTCTGTTCTTTTTTATACTTTTCTGTAACCTCTTAGGTCTGATTCCGCCTGTCGGAGAAATCGTAGAGTTAGGTTCCGAATTTGTACATAGTTACGTTCATGTGGGCGAAGAAGCTGACGAGGCGGTTTCCTCTAACTCGGCTAACGCTCATCACGAACCGATCTGGTTCGCGAAAGTTTGGAACGGGATTACCGTTACGGGTGACGTGTCGGTAACAATGACATTGGCGCTCATGACCATGGCGATGATTTATGCTGCCGGGTTTATATACCAAGGACCTAAGTTCGTGATTCATTCCGTTCCGAACGGGGTTCCTTGGCCTTTATATTTCTTAATGTGGCCTTTGGAGTTTATCGTTTCTCCCGCCGCAAAAACTTTCGCGTTAACCGTGCGTCTTTTAGCTAACATGACTGCCGGTCACGTTATTATTTTGGCATTGATGGGCTTTATTTTCCAATTCAAGGCCTGGGGAATTATTCCCGTATCAATGGCAGGAGCTGGAGTAATTTACGTTTTGGAACTTTTTGTGGCGTTCCTGCAAGCGTATGTCTTCGCCCTTTTAACTTCGCTCTTCGTGGGCTTAAGTATGCATAGGCATTAA
- a CDS encoding AtpZ/AtpI family protein gives MPEPESKKPKEASPWELAGLGMEFCFIVVGSIFIGNYLDSKFGFSPFGILGGSVIGFTYGIYYILYRVAKHERGEK, from the coding sequence ATGCCCGAGCCCGAATCTAAGAAGCCGAAAGAAGCCTCCCCCTGGGAGTTAGCCGGGCTTGGAATGGAATTCTGCTTTATCGTTGTCGGATCAATCTTTATAGGGAACTACCTGGATTCCAAATTCGGGTTTTCTCCCTTCGGAATTTTAGGCGGCTCCGTGATCGGTTTTACTTACGGGATTTATTACATTCTCTATCGTGTCGCAAAGCATGAGAGAGGAGAAAAGTAG
- the lepB gene encoding signal peptidase I produces the protein MSEPQGIPSKKSLISGFVEDESISSTFSFIVIVVLVLAFKSSVLDANNIPSGSMIPTLKIGDFLFVNKMRYSFRMPFTEKELFRYDNPKRGDIVTFIPPQRAMTEPGDTRDGFFPKRYVKRVIGLPGDTIRITLTNIRRDNHYSTYSALEYKEKGSSEFTKYKYREIQPGTLLYDLDNTRALSGFLYKEEKPGFEHYVLEGSDSLYYHGSDCYKPSGCEIPADHYMMEGDNRPDSSDSRYWGFVPREDVLGKAAMIYFSVNWKDSVCQYKSGQELAEKGVQYAEQYEGAELKSSCGDPSANWILRTILYRIPRMEVRWSRIGTILQ, from the coding sequence ATGAGCGAGCCCCAGGGCATTCCATCTAAAAAAAGCCTAATTTCGGGATTTGTAGAAGACGAATCGATTTCTTCCACTTTTTCATTCATCGTAATCGTTGTTCTGGTTTTGGCATTTAAATCCTCGGTATTAGATGCCAATAATATCCCTTCCGGATCCATGATCCCGACTTTAAAAATCGGGGACTTTCTTTTCGTTAATAAGATGAGGTATTCCTTTAGAATGCCATTTACGGAAAAGGAACTGTTTCGATACGATAATCCTAAAAGAGGGGATATCGTAACATTTATTCCTCCGCAAAGGGCAATGACGGAACCGGGAGATACTCGGGACGGTTTTTTTCCTAAGCGTTATGTAAAACGGGTCATCGGTTTACCCGGGGACACGATTCGAATCACTTTGACGAATATTCGTAGAGACAATCACTATTCCACATACTCGGCGTTAGAGTACAAGGAAAAAGGGAGTTCCGAATTTACGAAGTATAAATATAGGGAGATCCAACCCGGCACCCTTTTGTATGACCTGGATAATACGCGGGCCTTGAGCGGCTTCTTATACAAAGAAGAAAAACCCGGTTTTGAGCATTACGTTTTAGAAGGGAGCGATTCCCTTTACTATCACGGGTCCGATTGCTATAAACCTAGCGGTTGTGAAATTCCGGCGGACCATTATATGATGGAAGGAGACAATCGCCCCGATTCTTCCGATTCAAGATATTGGGGATTTGTTCCTAGGGAAGATGTGCTCGGAAAAGCTGCCATGATTTACTTTTCCGTAAATTGGAAAGATTCCGTCTGTCAGTACAAGAGCGGTCAAGAATTAGCCGAGAAAGGTGTCCAGTATGCGGAACAGTACGAAGGCGCAGAACTAAAGAGTAGCTGCGGAGATCCTTCCGCAAATTGGATTCTCCGAACGATTTTATATAGAATTCCTAGAATGGAAGTTCGATGGTCCAGAATCGGGACTATCTTGCAGTAG
- a CDS encoding aldolase/citrate lyase family protein — translation MKEQIDRKIIELRRYLVSLTTTYPIVGLKGGTETEDMDAEEIRVLHLVAKDVVPVTVKIGGPEARTDIRMLVKEEIEGISAPMIESAYALKNFIATLRSMLPPVTFRKVFKAMNLETITGYKNLLEIVDSKSFEELDQVTAARSDLSASMGLIPDDEEVMKVTKTIVTISKDRGKKTSVGGTITKQNFRKIAEEIGPDKINSRHVCVDAKRSVEKGAEEVAEAMLQFEIELYDLLSILKPEKAFAYKNRMETNRERIGSRKVLYSIR, via the coding sequence GTGAAAGAGCAGATTGACCGTAAAATCATCGAACTTCGCCGCTACCTTGTTTCTTTGACGACGACCTATCCTATCGTCGGCTTAAAGGGTGGAACGGAAACCGAGGATATGGACGCAGAGGAAATCAGGGTTCTCCACCTGGTTGCCAAAGACGTGGTGCCGGTTACGGTCAAAATCGGGGGACCGGAAGCGCGGACGGATATCCGAATGCTCGTAAAAGAGGAAATCGAAGGCATTTCGGCTCCGATGATCGAATCGGCCTATGCGCTCAAGAACTTCATCGCCACTCTCAGAAGCATGCTCCCCCCTGTTACTTTTCGAAAAGTATTCAAAGCCATGAATCTGGAAACGATTACCGGATATAAGAATCTGCTCGAAATCGTGGATTCAAAATCCTTCGAAGAGCTGGATCAAGTGACTGCAGCTCGATCCGACTTATCCGCTTCGATGGGCCTGATTCCCGACGATGAGGAAGTCATGAAAGTCACCAAAACGATCGTGACTATTTCCAAGGATCGTGGGAAAAAAACCTCCGTCGGCGGAACGATTACGAAGCAGAACTTCCGGAAAATAGCCGAAGAAATCGGGCCCGATAAAATAAACTCGAGACACGTTTGCGTGGATGCCAAACGGTCAGTAGAGAAAGGGGCTGAAGAAGTAGCGGAGGCTATGCTTCAGTTCGAAATCGAACTCTATGATCTTCTTTCGATTTTAAAACCGGAAAAAGCGTTCGCTTATAAGAATCGCATGGAAACAAACCGTGAAAGAATTGGATCTCGCAAGGTTCTTTATTCTATCCGGTAA
- a CDS encoding TetR/AcrR family transcriptional regulator — translation MAKDTRDLILKTSLRLFSEQGYHGTTMRQIAQRAGLSLGLAYRYFESKESILVGIIQSHDKILKKYLPENLTSPDDRKELIEFLAGQIIKLVKENEEYLRLYWNLMLQPKIHRLKRRNIHLVNLIFYENSKKVILALKPNYTEFEVKNLSSSTIGYMINYLTNRKEFSLEDFRAYIVYALENT, via the coding sequence ATGGCGAAGGATACACGAGACCTAATCCTAAAAACATCTCTTCGGCTTTTTTCGGAGCAGGGATATCACGGCACAACGATGCGGCAAATCGCGCAAAGGGCCGGGTTATCGTTAGGTTTAGCGTACCGCTACTTCGAGTCCAAAGAATCCATTTTAGTGGGCATCATTCAATCGCATGATAAAATTCTAAAAAAGTATCTTCCCGAGAATCTTACCTCTCCCGACGATCGAAAAGAATTGATAGAATTCCTTGCCGGACAGATTATAAAGCTAGTAAAGGAAAACGAAGAATATTTAAGACTCTATTGGAATCTTATGCTTCAACCCAAAATACATAGACTGAAGCGTCGGAATATTCACCTCGTAAATTTGATCTTTTACGAAAATTCAAAGAAGGTAATTCTCGCATTAAAACCGAACTATACCGAATTCGAAGTGAAAAATCTGTCCTCTTCCACCATCGGTTATATGATAAATTACCTCACGAATAGGAAAGAATTCAGTTTGGAAGATTTTCGAGCTTATATCGTATATGCGCTCGAAAATACGTAA
- the corA gene encoding magnesium/cobalt transporter CorA: MMRILIFPKMNRNGKFPSGSKASPLEIQKDQRRKFDLHKESKKAKIWIDFENPNEEDLYFLSQNCGFHPLAIEDCVNRNQRPKFEDYEDHAFIVLHNFSSPPGSKQLLARETHAFFNHNFIVTVHEHHENIIDTLWNRCCSEASLVAKGTDHLLYVLFDFLVDSNFPILDEVSDGITDLENQILTKEVQPDFVTDMLFLKRNLVRMRRVLSPQREVLNLIMRHENKFLTQRIRFYFRDVYDHLSRLVETIDMDRDLIGNSMDAYFSLLSQKTNEIIKKLTLVSMVFLPLTFLTGFFGMNFTDLPFSSDIMFWITIATIGSIPAWMMLYFRRKKWFNE, translated from the coding sequence ATGATGAGAATCCTAATCTTCCCGAAAATGAACCGAAATGGAAAATTCCCTTCCGGCTCCAAAGCTTCTCCGTTAGAAATCCAGAAAGACCAACGACGCAAATTCGATTTACATAAGGAAAGTAAGAAAGCCAAGATTTGGATCGACTTTGAAAATCCGAACGAAGAAGATCTTTATTTTCTCTCCCAAAATTGCGGGTTTCACCCTTTAGCGATCGAAGACTGCGTTAATCGAAATCAAAGGCCGAAATTCGAGGATTACGAAGATCATGCGTTTATCGTACTACACAACTTTTCATCCCCGCCAGGAAGCAAGCAGCTTTTAGCGAGAGAGACCCACGCGTTTTTCAACCATAACTTCATAGTCACCGTACATGAACATCATGAAAATATAATCGATACCTTATGGAACCGATGTTGTTCGGAGGCAAGCTTAGTTGCCAAAGGAACCGATCATCTTTTATACGTTCTTTTCGATTTTTTGGTGGATTCGAATTTTCCGATTCTGGACGAGGTATCGGATGGGATCACCGATCTGGAGAACCAAATCCTTACCAAAGAAGTTCAGCCCGACTTCGTTACAGATATGCTCTTTTTAAAAAGAAATCTAGTTCGAATGAGAAGGGTTCTTTCCCCTCAAAGAGAAGTGCTGAATCTGATCATGCGGCATGAGAACAAATTCCTGACACAAAGAATTAGATTCTATTTTAGGGACGTTTACGATCATTTAAGCCGACTGGTGGAAACCATCGACATGGACAGGGACCTTATCGGGAACTCGATGGACGCGTATTTCTCGCTATTGTCTCAGAAGACGAACGAGATAATCAAGAAACTGACTTTGGTATCTATGGTCTTTCTTCCCTTAACTTTCTTAACCGGCTTTTTCGGGATGAATTTCACCGACCTGCCATTTTCCAGCGATATTATGTTTTGGATCACTATCGCGACGATCGGAAGCATCCCTGCCTGGATGATGCTATATTTTCGTAGAAAAAAATGGTTTAATGAGTGA